The Myripristis murdjan chromosome 11, fMyrMur1.1, whole genome shotgun sequence genomic sequence CATGCCCAAGGAATACATCACACGGCTGGTCTTTGATCCGTGAGTGATCCatgtgattttgtttctaattttctaCCAAAACCACCTACAATAAGTTATGTGTGCCAACCTTTATATTTGTTAAATGGAGTTATCCCAACTGTTTTACATATGACAACCATGTAACTTAATGTGAATTCATATTATTAAGTATGTATCATATTATTAAGTATGTATTACAGTAGTATTAGTCTTAtgtaatttgaatgaaaatagGCTCCTTTCTTAATTATGTGGAGAAAATGTAGataattgtttttatggtgATCACTGAGTGAAATTCATTGTCTACCCACAATTTCATTACATCGCTCCACTATTTTCATTCTTAAATGTGACAGATATAGGCCTATCGTTTGCTCTAAGTGGATTGTTGAGATTAACTGAGTGGAAATCTGTCTATCTCTTTTAATAAAGGAAGCACAAGACTCTGTCTCTGATCAAGGACGGCCGTGTGATTGGAGGCATCTGCTTCCGGATGTTTCCTTCGCAGGGCTTCACAGAGATCGTCTTCTGTGCCGTCACCTCCAACGAACAGGTCAAGGTGAGAGCCCTCCCTGCTTCTCTGCTCTCGGTCAGCTTGTGGCGTCTTAATGAATTCATGCTGTGTGACTGCTGCCTGTTTGGTGTGTCTGGTTGTAGGGATATGGTACTCATTTGATGAACCACCTCAAGGAATACCACATCAAACATGAGATCCTCAATTTCCTCACTTATGCTGATGAATACGCCATTGGCTACTTCAAGAAGCAGGTCAGTCCACTGTTACATATATTCTCAtgttcaaatatgaaaaatgtggcTCAGTGGCTTAGGGCGCACACATTGTGGTTATACCGTTGTTGAAGTCTCATGACTTTGCTACAAAATGTCAGACCCTCCCCCTATTTGTCCAGACATTGCGTGTGGTATAATAACGCATGAATGAACAATGCAAACAGTTCTGATCTTTCCTACAGCAGCTGGAAACAATCTGCCACTGAGCCCAGATAATCTCACAATAAGCCTTGTTTCAAGACTTATTGTCACTTTCTTGATGTGATCTGCCCTGTTCTGCATTGTTTTGGGATACAGGCACTTGTTTGTACAAAATATGAGGGAAATTCTTATGATGAGTAAAAGATCATTGAAAAGATGTGGAATTATCTTCATGTCCTAAAAGGCTGAATATGCactgtctcatattcagtgttaaaaaaacttgtttttcttaaaacaagtggaaaaaaactgccagAGGTGTGAGATAACCCCAcgtgtttccaatgcagtttcacttgtttcaggattttttctggcagtaagtataaatatgttgaaacaagttATATCAGCACAGCATCacgaaaatgacacttgattcaagaaaattttgGGGGTAAAAGTTGATTAGTCGATTAGCTTTTCACTCgctataaacaaaacaaaatttttaaatactgaatataagatgaaatgacttgttaagatgactCATTATGATCGCTTTAAGAAACAGATTCCCGTTTCTTTGTCTCAGGGTTTCTCCAAGGACATCAAAGTTCCCAAGGCCAAGTATGTGGGATACATCAAGGACTATGAGGGAGCCACACTGATGGGCTGTGAACTCAACCCCAGCATCCCCTACACCGAGTTCTCTGTCATCATCAAGAAGCagaaggaggtgtgtgtgtgtgtgtgtgtgtgtgtgtatttgaatttCAAATGCTTCCTGCACCATCTCTCCCCGTCCACGGACTTCAAGAATTTGCTTTCTTGTAATCCATTCCcatttctctgtccctctcagaTCATTAAGAAGCTGATTGAGAGGAAGCAAGCTCAGATCAGAAAAGTCTACCCGGGGCTTTCCTGTTTTAAGGAAGGTGTGCGGCAGATTCCCATTGAGAGCATCCCTGGCATACGTACGTTATCTCGCCGTTCACTTATCTCATGTTTTCAGGAATGCATGTTTTGGCATGATACAAGTCTAACCTCTTCTTAATACCAACAGGTGAAACTGGCTGGAAGCCAATGGGCAAAGGGTAAGACTGATATAGAGTTTCTACTCTTGTTAAGATTTGAACGTTCCAGAGTGCTTTTGCATTGCTTCACTCTCAGACTTAGAGAATGGACTAGTGTCATCTAAGGTGGCAAGAAGCAGGGCTCCCAACTTCAGGACTCAGATAAGAGCAAAACTTTAAATATTTATGACTTGATGGCAGATCAAGAcataggtgtgtttttttctctttagtcAAGATCAAAGCATGATGAATATAAATTTGGGGAAAATCATTCATATTAATTTCTTGAGGTTGATATTTTGGATGTAGACATTTGCAGTTAGGCATTTCCAAGCTATAAACACCCTGTGCAAACACTTCCAATGCTGTCAGCTCTATTTCATTTCCCATCTTGCTGTCACTGTCCACAAATAATCACaacttgatattttttttctgttaatctACTCCAGGAAGGAGCTGAAGGACCCCGATCAGCTGTACAGCACTCTAAAGACCATCCTCCAACATGTGAAGGTGAGGAGCAAATACATATTAAACACACTCAGATTCACACTCACGTATGTACACAGACATTCTTTGTTCTTATCGGACTGCTCTGTATGTCTTAGAGTCACCAGAACGCCTGGCCTTTCATGGAGCCTGTGAAAAAAACCGAGGCACCTGGGTACTACCAAGTCATTCGCTTCCCCATGGGTATGTATGTACAGGACTGTAGTGTCAGGACAAGAATTACAGGAGTATATCTTTTACACAAAAGGGTTACTAAGGGTTTTTAAAAATCCTATCCCTCAAGGAGAAACTGTTATTTTTCACTTGGGAAGTCAAAATTGCTGGCAGGTATTTGGTGTTTTGTACAAGGACACTTCAGTAGTGCAGATACTTGGCATCACATGGGATTTAGCCAAGGCCTTCTGGTCAAAGCACAGTCTCCCTAAGCACTAAACCTCCCTGCTGCCCACGCCTGCCAAGGTCTCGAGACTCTTCAGTCTATCTAAAAACCACTTGCACTagtgttaatttgttttttgagatTTAGCAGTTCTAGTGCAGGTCAAAAGCTCACAATCGCATTTAACACATTCCAAACATCCTGCAGATTGTTGCACCACATAGTTAGAGGGACTTAATGTGATTTCACTGTAAACTGGTTTTGAACCACAGTGACTTGCTCAAGTGCTGTCTAGCAGTATCAAAAAAGATCTTGTTAAGTGCTGTTTGGATAGACTGAAAAAACTCTTAGTTGGCTAGATGTACAGATAAATATAACTCAGCCTTGTGATATTGTGTCACAGTTCAAAAGctatcagctttaaaaagccCTACAGACGATGAGGCCCTatttacacctggcattaacatgcatcttgGGTGATCTGATTGCAAGTGGAATGTGGTCTGGGACTTATTGAAGGACCACCTATAACTGATATCCTCTGTTTAAGCACTGCTCCAGCCCAACACCCCATGCTTTAAACCCAACACCAGCCAGACCCAtcagttttccaaaaaaaatatcCTGCATGATTCTGCTGAGCGCAGCTGAGCTGTCAGAGCTGACggaccaaatgcaaactgagCTGAGGGGATAAAGCAGCTGTTTAGTTAATCAAAACACAGgctgtctgtttgtccatttgttTACCCcatctgtaatttctgacacacatcacAGTCTAAATGGTGGAAGAGCCTCTGCATGCTTGCACATTTAAGTTGAACTCCAGGTTCAAGTTTGTTTATctactgcagcacagagcctgacTCTCTCAaacctgctggaataattaaataatctgaggcTGAAGATTATTGTGATTGGGTCAAGTCTGATGGGATTATGGTTGAGAATTTCAAACTGTAGTGTGCAGACTCAGGCTAGGTGATATGAACAAATTCAGATATCACAGTATTCTTGACaaaataccttgatatcgatattgtgacgGTATTCTGAGGGTGACTGTTGATGCTTTcacaaaacatttacacaagagatttttaataaacaatcatgagtgatgtgaatatgatgaccagacaggtagaggcaaataacagaagtGGAGCAGTCTGATAAGTTCAGGGCATTCCATCCCTTAACATGAAGCCTTTAAAATGAGGAAATGACAACACCTCCAATATCCAGAATGCCAggtgatatctagtctcatatcacaatattgatacagTATTGATATATTGCACAGCCCTACTACATAACACATTTTAAGAATGAGTTTCAACTGTCACGGTGTATTTTGAGCACAACATGAAATAAGGCAATCAATCAGAGTCTGATGCTTCTAATCCACTCGGCTAATTTTCCTCATCAGATTGTTTGTCTCTATCTGGCACGGCATGCATTTGCTGCAGCCACACCAATGTAATAATGTGAAACCATGCCTGTGTTATGTCCTCACAGACCTTAAGACGATGAGCGAGCGTCTGAAGAGCAGGTACTACACAACACGCAAGCTCTTCATGGCTGACATGCAGCGCATCTTCACCAACTGTCGTGAATACAACCCCCCGGAGAGCGAGTACTACAAGTGTGCCAACTTACTGGAGAAATTCTTCTACACCAAGATCAAAGAAGCAGGCCTCATCGAGAAGTAAGGCAGGGGGAGAAGCTGCCCCGGTCTCTAAACAGAGGATGACGTCGTCCTTCAAACCATGAGCGGTTATGGTTAGGACACTATAGGTATTGAAAACCACACTAGTGTGCATCAACAAGCAAGGAATAAGACTACTGATACAGGTTCCAGAAACACATGAACTTCTACTTGAAGATGCAAACTGGTCTCAGATCGGCACGCTTATATTTGATGTATGCCTGACCCTGAATCAGTATCTTAGATTGATATTTACTTTGAAAGAGAGATAAGATTATTTTGAAAAGGAATGCATCTTGACCTTGTTAGATTATTGTCGCTGTAGGACAATAGAAATATTGTGTCTTCATACTCCATCACATGTATTCCAAAGTCACACGGAAACAAAGGTCAGTGGAAGGTGTAATAGTATTGCTTAATAAACAGGGCCCGCTGCTtcccttattattatttttttttatgctagACTCTGAAGGGACAGCACAGCGCGAGGATTGATTTGAGGTTCACCGCACACCTCACTTTCATTCTCCATCTGTTCTCTCCGTTCTCGTCATGCTGTCCCTGCCTTTTTCCGACCGTCTGCCTCTTTTCCTACTTCCCTCTCTCAGTAGACTCAGGTAAAGAGATGTCACACACAGGAACCACATCTATATGGAGTCTTTGTTTTACAAGTGTTGCCTGTGAAGAACTAGACTGAGAGATCAGGATTTCCTGTCTGTATAACTCTGTTCTATCTGTGTTGACCAGCGCCTCGGAGCGCGCGTGGCGTTGATGAGGTCAAAGTTTGTCTGTGATGAGTTCATCCtgccaaaaaaaaggaaaacattttaaatttgtacaaatttgaattattttaaagCACTTATACTCAATGTATATTTTAAATgtgtacatataaatacatatataaatatatatatacatatatattttctttgtttcagaACTTAAAGCTCATTTTTTTCAATAAGCCACATAGGGCAGTTTGACCAtcaaaatgcacttttattttttttaaacaagtattctttaacacagcaaataaaaGCATCTTTTTTCCATTCAAATCTGATTTAGATATAAACTATCGCTGACTAACAACTAATTTAATTACCTAGagtttattcttatttatgtgCTGTAATTTAAAAGAATTATGCTTAAGAAAAGGTCTTAATTTATTCTGTCTTATTTTTGTCCTGCAGATGGAGATTGATAACTTTGTACTTTGGcgataaatgaaaaaagattGTGCAATACTAtgtagttttgctgttttgtaaaAAGATGTTTGTACTTTTCAACTttaggaaaaaatgaattttgtaATGTCTGGAGAAATTATTTCATGCTCTTTGTACTATTGGTTTTAATGACATAGTATTAGCTTATTTTATAGACTGAATTAAACAGGTGAAACTAATGCTGTTTCTTTGCATCATTGCTGCCATGTTCAGTCATCACAAATTTAGGAAACCCCATGGGTATGAAAATTAAATATGTTTGGAGACAAATGGTGAATAAACCCCCTGCCAACATGAAGAGACATATCATAGGTCTTAAATGCCACaggaacaaaatgtttttccttaaccctcaacaaatcaaatatttcAACTGATGCAAAGTTTACAGTAAGAATGCAGCATTTTTGTCCAACCTGAGCCTACACATAGCACTATGAGCAGAGCACTGACCCAAATACGTGGACCTGAAAAAAGGGGTTTATCTGGACTTTGATGTGTTCAGAAGTTGGGTTGTCAAGATAAATGAATTTCCCTCCACTAGGTCAACTCTGTCAATCAAGCCAAATACATGAGTATATACTGGATTTACTGTCACTCTGCCACAGCCATCAGTTACTAATGCAAACTAGTGTAAAGCATTTAGCCAAAAGTTTATTATCACATCATAGAAGATTACACTGAAGAAAGGACTAGAGAATACAGGAGATGACACAACAACAATTTATACTCACAATTATGTCATATAAAACCCAGCAGGTAATTGAAACGATGTGAAAGGGCCTATATTAAGCTTGCTTCTACAGCAGATAGTTATCAGGGCATGGATATAAAGACTGATGGGTGACGAATCAAAAGGGCAGTGTGGAAGGTGATATACAGACCAGTGCCTGCAATACAGCATGtacaaaactgaaacacacGGAACAACATttcttaatgaaaaaaaataatctaacaATGATCACAGTCGCTCTTCATCACATAAGAAATAATTACAAGCTGTCAAGTGAGGAACAATATGATCACTTGTCAAAGTCCATGAAATCGCAGTTAAAAACCACAATGCCCACCGACGTTCAGAAATCAGAATGGATGAACATGAAGGAGCTGCCATCAGCGGCAGCCGACAAACGACTCGTTGTATTTCTCAAGTGTTTGCTGGCTTTTCCTCGAGTTCTGCACCGACCTCCTGCTGGACTTCTGTTTGAAGATAGGAGAGCGGAGGAACTGCAAGTCCGTAAACTTGTCTCCTCGCCGGAGTTTCCTAGCATGACgagaacaaaatgaacaaacattcAGCAGCTCTCCAAGGGACACAAGTGCAGGGACCATTTATAGTTACAGCCTCGtcaacagcagcatcaaccTGTGAACTTACGCGTTTAATGAGGGCTCCTTGTAGTCCACTGTCATGGTGCAGCGCCTCTTGCGGGCAGGCACAGGGGTGGAGCATCGGGCATCAGAGGGGCGTGAGCCTCCACATGAGAACTTGCGATAGGCTGCGGGGGACAGATTGGTCACATCACACAGACTCAAGCCCCGCCCTGCTGTCCTGACACCAAGCCCACCTGTGGAAATGTGAGGGACAGGAAGACGCTTCAAGGATGTGATGTGAAAGCAAGACAACATTAATTCCCGATCATAAATGAACAGGAGGCAAGTGTGCTTTTGTGTATACACCAGTGAAGAACTAAAACAGGGAGAAAGTAAGCCAGtgcacaaagacaaaatatacAAGTCCCCCAAGCAATAGCAATCGGTGATCTTGTGTAATAACGTTCTAGCAGTGACTGTGAGTGTGACATGTCAGACAAATAGATATAAGAAGAAACATCTGGAAAGCTTTACGTCTTTTGCACGTGTTGGCCCTCTTGGGTGTCTGACTAGGTAAAAGAGGAGGAGTCTCAGTGGAATCTCCGAAGCTGGACAGGACGTTGTCTATCCTCATTATCTCAGCCTCGACTCCAGGGGTAACAGGGAGCAAACAATCCTCTTCTACATCGTCTCTGCATGGCTCTGGAACAACAGCATGCACATGAGCAAACACAGATAATCACCTTCTATGTGCACACTgccagcagcaaaacaggatttgatttgtgatttgCAGAGCATCTTTTTGTGTAGCAATGTTGATCACCCGTGCCCATAAAGGTGCCTAAGGTTTTTCTTAATAGATTCTGTGCCTTGAGTCTTagttgtttattattgtttacaGGATGGATTCCCATGCTAATCTTCCTGGGTTCcaaaagaaacagacacacaaacataaaatctaaaaaaaaaaatctagtctGTCATGCTTAGGTTGGTAGTAAggataaaaatcaaagaataCAGACAAAAAGTAAGAAATACAACAAATCTAAGTAaaggaaacaaattaaaacaaaatctaaacACAACAATTACATCAGATAATGTTCACTTCTTCACACCCTGCTAGGTTTACCCAGACCAGAAGTCATTCCTCATACACtaacaaataaaattcatatGGCATcgtggaaggggaaaaaaaaaaaaaaatcaacctgtTCTTGAGTATTTACTCACCAAGGTGGTTTTCCTGCCCCAGACTCACTGGGTCAGGACTGTTAGCAAAGACACAGTCAGGGGACTGGGAGACAGGCAGTTCCTCTTTTTCAGGGTCTAGAGACTTTGGACTTGCCTCATTGTCTCTAAAGCCTATaggcaaaaaaatgtataattcaTTATAATTTACTTAATTCATCTCAAGGATGACTAAGTTGGTCACTTAAACATGAATTTAGTAAGTATAACAAACTTTGAGTTAAAATGACAAAACGTAAATGCTCACCTGGCATCTCCTGTTGGAGGggaatattttctttctgttcaaCTTTTTCAGAGCGTCTTCGTCTACGAGTGGGGATCACCTTGGTCCTGCCAGGCGGGCTCTGTTTCCTCCAAGCCTTCTGTGGAACATAAAGGCTGTCCTCTGATtcagatgatgatgctgatgacaaGCTAGTCTCAGTCTCCTTGGAAACCACAGGTGAAGACTGTTTTGAGGTTTGTCCACTCCGTGACGCCTCTTCACAGATGGGCGTGGCCAGCTTATTGTCCTCGGCCTTGGCCCTGAAGGGTGTGAGATGAACCGTCCCCTCGCAGTCAAAGTCAAATGTGTCATTGAATCCCAGGGAGGTGTTGAGCTTGTCGCCCTGTGGTGGAGGAGCTGCACGGGCTCGTGTGGCTGACCTGTCCCTGCTCTTGGAGCGGGCTCTTGGTTTGGGATTCTCCCAGGGTTTCTTCAAAGGGGCCCGCTCTGGTTTGCGGCCCCTCTCGGGTTTCTGTGCCGTTGATTCCGGTTTGGCACGGGGCTGCTGCTGGGCTTGTTTCCGACGAGGTTTCTGCTGGCTGGTTGCTTTTTGTGGGGCAGGTTCTGGGGTGGAGTGTTCGAACTCCACAGGGCCAGTGGGATCTGCTGGCTCTGGTTGCTCTTGTTGCTGGGTGTGATTCTGGTTTCCACTGTCACAGAGGATGGGGCTCGCTGTTAGGGTCCCCAAACCCTGAAGAACATCTCCTACAACACCCTCCAGAGACATGACAGAGTCCCCCTCGCTCAACGACCGCCGCTCTCGCACACGATCagatctcctcctcctgctgctctcagCATGCCGACGCCTCACACCCACAGTACGCGGCAAGGCAACCTGTGTGTCAGATTCAGACTGTCCCGATTTTTCCGGGACCTGAGAGTCTTGGaagaaaaatgcaatgaaaaaaaaaatcaatgttacTATTAATACACGGTTCAGTTTTGTAAGTTTCACATGTGAGACTGAAACTCCACAGCTGTCTTGTCTTGTCAACTGTAATAGCACAGTGTGTATACCTGTCCACACGGCTGGGGCTTCACTTGCGATGGGCTTGTTGAGACTCTGACTGATCTGAGTCCTGTCATGAAATTAGATGCAACACATAATGAAAGTCGATACTGATAATCATAAAAGTCAATGTAAGAGAGGCCATAAAATATAATGTAgggaatgttttgttttcttaattacCTGAGAGAATCCACTTGGATTTGGGGTTCAGCTGTGATTTTTGTAGGTTCCctctaaacaaacacacatggaagAAAAGAGATAACAATGATATTCCAGGTACAATGACAAGCTTTTCCAAGCTAAGTCCTGGTAGATGAATAACAACAAGATGCAACATATATCTAGCATTCAACACCTCACCTAAACATTTTGATTAGTGACATTATCAGAGGAACACCAAGCCTTTAAGTCCACCTCCAATCATtgattaaacccctaaaaactcatctctgaTCATCAGTACTACACATTTACAATCGTTTTCATGAAGAAACAACCCTTTGTGCTTTAAATTGGTTTAGATATAACTCTACACTCCCTTTATTTAGTAtgcacagatctatgaatatacAAATAGTTCATCAGAGGGCGTCTTTAATCCACTGACGAAGTGATCTTCTGTGAGTAATGTATACTATTATTTCATAGTT encodes the following:
- the sgo1 gene encoding shugoshin 1 isoform X1, whose amino-acid sequence is MVRERGQKKSFQQSLEDIKEKMKEKRNKRLASASAPSRGRSKMINKTSGGNSRHIILKGVQLNNKALAVALQAEKEKVRQANVVILQLKREQQALFLHLLLLKRKLKEQEALSSAAEREPTKITAEPQIQVDSLRTQISQSLNKPIASEAPAVWTDSQVPEKSGQSESDTQVALPRTVGVRRRHAESSRRRRSDRVRERRSLSEGDSVMSLEGVVGDVLQGLGTLTASPILCDSGNQNHTQQQEQPEPADPTGPVEFEHSTPEPAPQKATSQQKPRRKQAQQQPRAKPESTAQKPERGRKPERAPLKKPWENPKPRARSKSRDRSATRARAAPPPQGDKLNTSLGFNDTFDFDCEGTVHLTPFRAKAEDNKLATPICEEASRSGQTSKQSSPVVSKETETSLSSASSSESEDSLYVPQKAWRKQSPPGRTKVIPTRRRRRSEKVEQKENIPLQQEMPGFRDNEASPKSLDPEKEELPVSQSPDCVFANSPDPVSLGQENHLEPCRDDVEEDCLLPVTPGVEAEIMRIDNVLSSFGDSTETPPLLPSQTPKRANTCKRRGLGVRTAGRGLSLCDVTNLSPAAYRKFSCGGSRPSDARCSTPVPARKRRCTMTVDYKEPSLNAKLRRGDKFTDLQFLRSPIFKQKSSRRSVQNSRKSQQTLEKYNESFVGCR
- the sgo1 gene encoding shugoshin 1 isoform X2; this translates as MVRERGQKKSFQQSLEDIKEKMKEKRNKRLASASAPSRGRSKMINKTSGGNSRHIILKGVQLNNKALAVALQAEKEKVRQANVVILQLKREQQALFLHLLLLKRKLKEQEALSSAAEREPTKITAEPQIQVDSLRTQISQSLNKPIASEAPAVWTDSQVPEKSGQSESDTQVALPRTVGVRRRHAESSRRRRSDRVRERRSLSEGDSVMSLEGVVGDVLQGLGTLTASPILCDSGNQNHTQQQEQPEPADPTGPVEFEHSTPEPAPQKATSQQKPRRKQAQQQPRAKPESTAQKPERGRKPERAPLKKPWENPKPRARSKSRDRSATRARAAPPPQGDKLNTSLGFNDTFDFDCEGTVHLTPFRAKAEDNKLATPICEEASRSGQTSKQSSPVVSKETETSLSSASSSESEDSLYVPQKAWRKQSPPGRTKVIPTRRRRRSEKVEQKENIPLQQEMPGFRDNEASPKSLDPEKEELPVSQSPDCVFANSPDPVSLGQENHLEPCRDDVEEDCLLPVTPGVEAEIMRIDNVLSSFGDSTETPPLLPSQTPKRANTCKRPYRKFSCGGSRPSDARCSTPVPARKRRCTMTVDYKEPSLNAKLRRGDKFTDLQFLRSPIFKQKSSRRSVQNSRKSQQTLEKYNESFVGCR